Proteins encoded by one window of Streptomyces sp. ALI-76-A:
- a CDS encoding NTP pyrophosphohydrolase translates to MDVNAPLLVIVDAANVVGSVPDGWWRDRRGAAERLRDRLAVDGVPGRAGPLELVLVVEGAARGVESVPGVRVETAPGSGDDHMVELVARAGERPVLVVTADRELRRRVGALGAEVAGPRAVRPS, encoded by the coding sequence ATGGACGTCAACGCCCCGCTGCTGGTGATCGTGGACGCTGCGAACGTCGTCGGGTCGGTGCCTGACGGGTGGTGGCGCGATCGGCGGGGGGCCGCGGAGCGGCTGCGGGACCGGCTCGCGGTGGACGGTGTGCCGGGGCGCGCCGGACCGCTGGAGCTGGTGCTGGTCGTCGAGGGGGCGGCCCGGGGAGTGGAGTCGGTGCCGGGCGTACGGGTGGAGACCGCGCCCGGCAGCGGGGACGACCACATGGTCGAGCTGGTGGCGCGGGCCGGCGAGCGGCCCGTCCTGGTCGTCACGGCCGATCGTGAGCTCAGGCGAAGGGTCGGTGCGCTGGGGGCGGAGGTGGCGGGACCGCGCGCGGTGCGGCCGTCCTGA
- a CDS encoding ATP-binding cassette domain-containing protein — translation MVHLSATPVLALRGVSKRFGAVQALTDVELEVHAGEVVALVGDNGAGKSTLVKTIAGVHPIDEGAIEWDGRAVQINRPHDAQNLGIATVYQDLALCDNIDVVGNLYLGRELKKRGILDEVEMERRSRELLDTLSIRIPSVRIPIASLSGGQRQTVAIARSMLGEPKLVILDEPTAALGVEQTAQVLDLVERLRERGHAVILISHNMADVKAVADKVAVLRLGRNNGVFEVKSTSQEEIISAITGATENAVTRRAARSNGEAQK, via the coding sequence ATGGTTCACTTGTCCGCTACGCCTGTTCTGGCGTTGCGCGGGGTCTCCAAGCGATTCGGTGCCGTCCAGGCGCTCACCGATGTAGAGCTTGAGGTCCACGCCGGTGAAGTGGTCGCCCTGGTGGGCGACAACGGCGCCGGAAAGTCCACGCTGGTCAAGACGATCGCCGGCGTGCACCCCATCGATGAGGGCGCAATCGAATGGGACGGCAGGGCCGTCCAGATCAACCGGCCGCACGACGCCCAGAACCTGGGCATCGCGACCGTCTACCAGGACCTCGCGCTGTGCGACAACATCGACGTCGTCGGCAACCTCTACCTGGGCCGTGAGCTGAAGAAGCGCGGCATCCTGGACGAGGTCGAGATGGAGCGCCGCTCGCGCGAGCTGCTGGACACGCTCTCCATCCGCATCCCGAGCGTCCGCATCCCGATCGCCTCCCTCTCCGGCGGTCAGCGCCAGACGGTGGCGATCGCCCGTTCGATGCTGGGGGAGCCCAAGCTCGTCATCCTCGACGAGCCCACCGCGGCCCTCGGTGTCGAGCAGACCGCCCAGGTGCTCGACCTGGTCGAACGGCTGCGCGAGCGCGGCCACGCGGTGATCCTCATCAGCCACAACATGGCTGACGTGAAAGCCGTGGCCGACAAGGTCGCCGTCCTGCGCCTCGGGCGCAACAACGGCGTCTTCGAGGTCAAGTCGACCTCCCAGGAAGAGATCATCTCCGCCATCACGGGCGCCACGGAGAACGCCGTGACCCGTCGTGCGGCGCGCAGCAATGGGGAGGCTCAGAAGTGA
- the dxs gene encoding 1-deoxy-D-xylulose-5-phosphate synthase, with the protein MPLLTRIRGPRDLDRLSLEELDQLAEEIRNFLVAAVSKTGGHLGPNLGVVELTIALHRVFESPKDKVLWDTGHQSYVHKLLTGRQDFSRLKMKGGLSGYPSQAESEHDVIENSHASTVLGWADGLAKANQILERDDHVVAVIGDGALTGGMAWEALNNIADAKDRPLVIVVNDNERSYAPTIGGLANHLATLRTTDGYERFLARGKDLLERTPVVGRPLYETLHGAKKGLKDFIAPQGMFEDLGLKYVGPIDGHDIEALESALARAKRFGGPVIVHCLTEKGRGYQPALQDEADRFHGIGPIHPDTGLPIKASGADWTSVFGDEMVRLGQEREDIVAITAAMLQPVGLKKFADTFPHRIYDVGIAEQHGAVSAAGLAAGGLHPVFAVYATFLNRAFDQVLMDVALHRCGVTFVLDRAGVTGTDGASHNGMWDMSILQVVPGLRLAAPRDADQVRAQLREAVAVDDAPTVVRFSKGAVGPAVPAVGRVGGMDVLREPGTDAPDVLLVSVGALAPMCLEIADLLDRQGISTTVVDPRWVKPVDEAMAPLAERHRVVVTVEDNSRVGGVGSTIAQALRDAGVDVPLRDFGIPPRFLDHASRAEVMAEIGLTAPDIARQVTGLVSRLDGRYGSTAAEVGSVEPARD; encoded by the coding sequence GTGCCGCTGCTGACCCGTATCAGGGGACCGCGCGATCTGGACCGGCTCAGCCTGGAGGAGCTGGACCAGCTGGCCGAGGAAATCCGGAACTTCCTCGTCGCAGCCGTCTCCAAGACCGGCGGCCACCTGGGCCCCAACCTCGGTGTGGTCGAGCTCACCATCGCCCTGCACCGGGTGTTCGAGTCGCCCAAGGACAAGGTGCTCTGGGACACCGGCCACCAGTCCTACGTCCACAAGCTGCTCACCGGCCGCCAGGACTTCTCCAGGCTGAAGATGAAGGGCGGCCTGTCCGGCTACCCCTCGCAGGCGGAGTCCGAGCACGACGTCATCGAGAACAGCCACGCCTCCACGGTCCTCGGCTGGGCCGACGGCCTCGCCAAGGCGAACCAGATCCTCGAACGCGACGACCACGTGGTCGCCGTGATCGGCGACGGGGCGCTGACCGGCGGCATGGCGTGGGAGGCCCTCAACAACATCGCCGACGCCAAGGACCGCCCGCTGGTCATCGTCGTCAACGACAACGAGCGGTCGTACGCGCCCACCATCGGCGGCCTCGCCAACCACCTCGCGACCCTGCGCACCACCGACGGCTACGAGCGCTTCCTGGCCCGCGGCAAGGACCTGCTGGAGCGCACCCCGGTCGTCGGCAGGCCCCTCTACGAGACCCTGCACGGCGCGAAGAAGGGCCTCAAGGACTTCATCGCCCCGCAGGGCATGTTCGAGGACCTCGGCCTGAAGTACGTCGGCCCCATCGACGGCCACGACATCGAGGCCCTGGAGTCGGCGCTCGCCCGGGCCAAGCGCTTCGGCGGCCCGGTGATCGTGCACTGCCTCACCGAGAAGGGCCGCGGCTACCAGCCCGCCCTCCAGGACGAGGCCGACCGCTTCCACGGCATCGGCCCCATCCACCCCGACACGGGCCTGCCGATCAAGGCGTCGGGCGCCGACTGGACGTCCGTCTTCGGCGACGAGATGGTCCGGCTCGGCCAGGAACGCGAGGACATCGTCGCGATCACGGCGGCGATGCTCCAGCCGGTCGGCCTGAAGAAGTTCGCGGACACCTTCCCCCACCGCATCTACGACGTCGGTATCGCCGAGCAGCACGGCGCCGTCTCCGCGGCGGGCCTGGCCGCGGGCGGTCTGCACCCGGTCTTCGCGGTGTACGCCACCTTCCTCAACCGCGCCTTCGACCAGGTCCTCATGGATGTCGCCCTGCACAGGTGCGGGGTGACGTTCGTCCTGGACCGGGCCGGCGTCACCGGCACCGACGGCGCCTCCCACAACGGCATGTGGGACATGTCGATCCTCCAGGTGGTGCCGGGCCTGCGGCTGGCCGCCCCGCGCGACGCCGACCAGGTCCGCGCCCAGCTGCGGGAGGCCGTCGCCGTCGACGACGCGCCGACCGTGGTCCGCTTCTCCAAGGGCGCCGTCGGCCCCGCCGTCCCCGCCGTGGGACGCGTCGGCGGGATGGACGTGCTGCGCGAGCCGGGCACCGACGCCCCCGACGTGCTCCTCGTCTCCGTGGGCGCCCTCGCGCCGATGTGCCTGGAGATCGCGGACCTGCTCGACCGGCAGGGCATCTCCACCACCGTCGTCGATCCGCGCTGGGTCAAACCCGTCGACGAGGCCATGGCCCCGCTCGCGGAGCGCCACCGGGTGGTCGTCACCGTCGAGGACAACTCCCGCGTCGGCGGCGTCGGTTCCACGATCGCGCAGGCCCTGCGCGACGCGGGCGTCGACGTCCCGCTGCGCGACTTCGGCATCCCGCCGCGCTTCCTCGACCACGCCTCCCGCGCCGAGGTCATGGCGGAGATCGGGCTGACCGCGCCCGACATCGCCCGCCAGGTCACCGGACTGGTCTCCCGGCTGGACGGCAGGTACGGCAGCACGGCGGCCGAGGTCGGCTCGGTGGAGCCCGCCCGCGACTGA
- a CDS encoding NAD(P)-dependent oxidoreductase: MTDTLTVGVLGTGIMGAAMARNLARAGHTVRAWNRTRAKAEPLTADGVTVTGTPAEAVRGADAVLTMLYDGPAVLDVMREAADALRPGTAWVQSTTAGTEAIGELAAFARAHRLVFFDAPVLGTRQPAEAGQLLVLAAGPGAHREAVAPVLDAVGARTVWTGEDGSDGSATRLKLVANSWVIAATGAVGEVLALSQALGVDPESFFDVIAGGPLDMGYLRAKAALVLDDRLTPAQFAVSTAAKDARLIVRAGEQHGVRLDLAAAGADRLERAAAQGHADEDMAAAYFASFEEPPKG; this comes from the coding sequence ATGACCGACACCCTCACCGTAGGCGTTCTGGGCACCGGGATCATGGGGGCCGCGATGGCCCGCAACCTGGCCCGCGCCGGACACACCGTCCGGGCCTGGAACCGCACCCGCGCCAAGGCCGAACCCCTCACCGCCGACGGCGTCACCGTCACCGGCACCCCCGCCGAGGCCGTCCGCGGCGCCGACGCCGTACTGACCATGCTGTACGACGGTCCCGCCGTCCTCGACGTGATGCGCGAGGCCGCCGACGCGCTGCGCCCGGGGACCGCCTGGGTGCAGTCGACGACCGCGGGCACCGAGGCGATCGGCGAACTGGCCGCCTTCGCCCGCGCGCACCGGCTGGTCTTCTTCGACGCGCCGGTGCTGGGCACCCGTCAGCCCGCCGAGGCCGGCCAGCTGCTCGTCCTGGCCGCCGGGCCCGGCGCGCACCGCGAGGCGGTGGCGCCCGTCCTGGACGCGGTCGGCGCCCGCACGGTGTGGACCGGCGAGGACGGCTCCGACGGCAGCGCCACCCGGCTGAAGCTGGTGGCCAACAGCTGGGTCATCGCCGCCACGGGGGCCGTCGGTGAGGTGCTGGCCCTGTCCCAGGCGCTCGGGGTGGATCCGGAGAGCTTCTTCGACGTCATCGCCGGCGGCCCGCTCGACATGGGCTACCTGCGTGCCAAGGCCGCACTCGTCCTCGACGACCGGCTGACGCCCGCCCAGTTCGCGGTGTCCACCGCCGCCAAGGACGCCCGGCTCATCGTCCGGGCGGGTGAACAGCACGGCGTCCGGCTCGACCTGGCGGCCGCCGGCGCGGACCGCCTGGAACGCGCCGCGGCCCAGGGCCACGCCGACGAGGACATGGCCGCCGCGTACTTCGCCAGCTTCGAGGAGCCGCCGAAGGGGTGA
- a CDS encoding amino acid permease has product MSSTLFRTKKVEQSILDTEEPEHALKKSLSALDLTIFGVGVIIGTGIFVLTGTVAKNNAGPAVALAFVVAGVVCALAALCYAEFASTVPVAGSAYTFSYASLGELPAWIIGWDLVLEFALGTAVVAVGWSGYIASLLDNAGWHLPEALSGREGADGFGFDILAAALVLVLTAILVVGTKLSARVTAVVVAIKVTVVLVVIIAGAFFVKGDNYDPFIPKAQDVPAGDGLQSPLIQLMFGWAPSNFGVMGIFTAASVVFFAFIGFDVVATAAEETRNPQRDMPRGILGSLLICTTLYVAVSVVVTGMQHYTRLSVDAPLADAFKATGHPWYAGFISFGAAVGLTTVCMILLLGQTRVFFAMSRDGLLPRFFSRVHPRFKTPHRPTILLGVIIAIVAGFTSLSELAELVNIGTLFAFVVVAFGVLILRRTRPDLHRSFRTPWVPFIPILSVAASLWLMLNLPAETWLRFAIWMAIGIVVYFLYGRGHSRLGRQETATAGQAGKGPNGPAE; this is encoded by the coding sequence GTGAGCAGCACCCTCTTCCGGACGAAGAAGGTCGAGCAGTCCATCCTCGATACCGAGGAACCCGAGCACGCGCTCAAGAAATCCCTGTCCGCGCTCGATCTGACCATCTTCGGCGTCGGTGTCATCATCGGCACCGGCATCTTCGTCCTGACCGGCACAGTCGCCAAGAACAACGCCGGTCCCGCCGTGGCCCTGGCCTTCGTCGTGGCCGGAGTCGTCTGCGCGCTCGCCGCGCTCTGCTACGCCGAGTTCGCCTCCACGGTCCCGGTGGCCGGCTCCGCGTACACGTTCTCGTACGCCTCCCTCGGCGAGCTGCCCGCCTGGATCATCGGCTGGGACCTGGTCCTGGAGTTCGCGCTCGGCACGGCGGTGGTCGCCGTCGGCTGGTCCGGCTACATCGCCTCGCTGCTGGACAACGCGGGCTGGCACCTGCCGGAGGCGCTCAGTGGACGGGAGGGCGCCGACGGCTTCGGCTTCGACATCCTCGCCGCCGCCCTCGTCCTGGTGCTCACCGCCATCCTCGTGGTCGGCACGAAGCTCTCCGCGCGGGTCACCGCCGTCGTGGTCGCCATCAAGGTGACCGTCGTCCTCGTCGTGATCATCGCCGGTGCCTTCTTCGTCAAGGGTGACAACTACGACCCGTTCATCCCGAAGGCGCAGGACGTGCCGGCGGGCGACGGTCTGCAATCCCCGCTCATCCAGCTGATGTTCGGCTGGGCCCCCTCCAACTTCGGCGTGATGGGCATCTTCACCGCCGCCTCGGTGGTGTTCTTCGCCTTCATCGGCTTCGACGTCGTCGCCACGGCCGCCGAGGAGACCCGCAACCCGCAGCGGGACATGCCCCGCGGCATCCTCGGCTCCCTCCTCATCTGCACCACGCTGTACGTGGCGGTGTCGGTCGTCGTCACCGGCATGCAGCACTACACCCGGCTGTCCGTGGACGCCCCGCTCGCGGACGCGTTCAAGGCCACCGGCCACCCCTGGTACGCGGGCTTCATCAGCTTCGGCGCCGCCGTCGGCCTGACGACCGTGTGCATGATCCTGCTGCTCGGCCAGACCCGCGTCTTCTTCGCGATGAGCCGCGACGGGCTGCTGCCGCGCTTCTTCTCCCGCGTCCACCCCCGGTTCAAGACCCCGCACCGGCCGACGATCCTGCTCGGCGTGATCATCGCGATCGTCGCCGGGTTCACCAGCCTGAGCGAACTGGCCGAACTGGTGAACATCGGCACGCTGTTCGCCTTCGTGGTCGTCGCGTTCGGCGTCCTCATCCTCCGCAGGACCCGTCCCGACCTGCACCGGTCGTTCCGCACCCCGTGGGTGCCCTTCATCCCGATCCTGTCGGTGGCCGCCTCGCTGTGGCTGATGCTGAACCTGCCGGCCGAGACCTGGCTCCGGTTCGCCATCTGGATGGCGATCGGCATCGTCGTGTACTTCCTCTACGGCCGCGGCCACAGCCGTCTCGGACGGCAGGAGACGGCCACGGCGGGCCAGGCCGGGAAGGGACCGAACGGGCCCGCGGAGTAA
- a CDS encoding nucleotide sugar dehydrogenase codes for MSRSSTVDLVVVGLGYVGLPLARAAAGAGLKVVGLDRSRRVVDGLNAGRSHVDDITDAEVGAMLGQGFEAVDRPEVIADAAAVVVCVPTPLTDHGAPDLGAVHAAVDDIAAHLRPGTLVVLESTTYPGTTDEVVRPRLEAGGLRVGTDFHLAFSPERIDPGNASFGLENTPKVVGGITADCTKAARTLYERFVHRVVEAKGTREAEMAKLLENTYRHVNIALVNEMSMFCREIGVDLWDAIRCASTKPFGFAPFYPGPGVGGHCIPIDPNYLSYKVRSLGIPFRFVELAQEINQRMPVHVVNRAADLLNDQGKAVRGSRVLLLGVTYKPDISDQRESPALAVAEHLLARGADLVYFDPRVEDWKVGGESVRRVDDYLAAAESADLTILLQSHREIDLSVLADRARALFDTRGKSADHPRVVKL; via the coding sequence GTGAGCAGATCCTCCACGGTGGATCTTGTCGTTGTCGGACTCGGTTACGTGGGGCTGCCGTTGGCCCGTGCCGCCGCCGGCGCGGGTCTGAAGGTGGTCGGTCTCGACCGGAGCCGACGCGTGGTCGACGGACTCAACGCCGGCCGTTCGCACGTGGACGACATCACCGACGCCGAGGTCGGCGCCATGCTCGGCCAGGGCTTCGAGGCGGTCGACCGGCCCGAGGTCATCGCCGACGCCGCCGCCGTCGTCGTGTGCGTCCCCACCCCGCTCACCGACCACGGCGCCCCCGACCTCGGCGCGGTGCACGCCGCCGTGGACGACATCGCCGCGCACCTGCGTCCCGGCACGCTCGTCGTGCTGGAGTCGACCACCTACCCCGGCACCACCGACGAGGTCGTCCGCCCGCGCCTGGAGGCCGGCGGCCTGCGCGTCGGCACGGACTTCCACCTCGCCTTCTCCCCGGAGCGCATCGACCCGGGCAACGCCTCCTTCGGCCTGGAGAACACCCCGAAGGTGGTCGGCGGCATCACGGCCGACTGCACCAAGGCCGCCCGCACCCTCTACGAGCGCTTCGTGCACCGGGTCGTCGAGGCCAAGGGCACCCGCGAGGCCGAGATGGCCAAGCTGCTGGAGAACACCTACCGGCACGTCAACATCGCCCTCGTCAACGAGATGTCGATGTTCTGCCGGGAGATCGGCGTCGACCTGTGGGACGCGATCCGCTGCGCCTCCACCAAGCCCTTCGGCTTCGCGCCCTTCTACCCGGGCCCGGGCGTCGGCGGTCACTGCATCCCGATCGACCCCAACTACCTTTCCTACAAGGTCCGTTCGCTCGGCATCCCGTTCCGGTTCGTGGAACTCGCGCAGGAGATCAACCAGCGCATGCCCGTGCACGTCGTGAACCGCGCGGCCGATCTGCTCAACGACCAGGGCAAGGCCGTCCGCGGCTCCCGCGTCCTGCTGCTCGGCGTGACCTACAAGCCGGACATCTCCGACCAGCGGGAGAGCCCGGCCCTGGCCGTGGCGGAGCACCTCCTCGCACGCGGCGCCGACCTCGTCTACTTCGACCCGCGCGTCGAGGACTGGAAGGTCGGCGGCGAGAGCGTGCGTCGGGTGGACGACTACCTCGCCGCGGCGGAGTCCGCCGACCTCACCATCCTGCTCCAGTCGCACCGCGAGATCGATCTGTCGGTGCTCGCCGACCGCGCCCGGGCGCTCTTCGACACCCGGGGCAAGTCCGCCGACCACCCGCGGGTGGTCAAGCTGTGA
- a CDS encoding sugar ABC transporter permease: MSIDKTSTTPDDHVVANPEAAAAAVTAVDPRLLVREQGLAGYVSEFKRKIKSGDLGSIPVVIGLVVIWAIFASLNSNFLTAGNLSDISVAMVGTGMIAVGIVFVLLLGEIDLSVGSVSGVAGASFAVLNVTNGMNEWLAFVLAILTGTVAGAIHGFVFAKIGVPAFAVTLAGLLFWNGFMLQILGDNGTINLDSEGVVAKLTSYYFTDVAAAYALAIVATAAFFLSSFLDNRRREAAGVPSRPLAETILRTGLLAVAAFAVAITYNQYKGLPLAVVIFIAVLILTDFVLRRTSYGRKVFALGGSVEASRRAGINVEMVRISVFAISGTFAAIGGLFIASKIASANQGAGAGDLLMNAIAAAVIGGTSLFGGRGRTWNALLGVLVIVSIQYGLALEGIASPVQYMITGGVLLATVVIDAVTRKTQKTAGRA; the protein is encoded by the coding sequence GTGAGCATCGACAAGACCTCCACGACCCCCGACGACCATGTGGTGGCGAACCCCGAGGCGGCCGCCGCGGCGGTCACCGCCGTCGACCCCCGGCTGCTGGTCCGCGAGCAGGGCCTCGCGGGCTACGTCTCCGAGTTCAAGCGCAAGATCAAGTCCGGTGACCTGGGTTCCATCCCGGTCGTCATCGGCCTGGTCGTCATCTGGGCGATCTTCGCGAGCCTGAACTCGAACTTCCTCACCGCCGGCAACCTCTCCGACATCTCCGTGGCCATGGTCGGCACGGGCATGATCGCCGTCGGCATCGTCTTCGTGCTGCTGCTCGGCGAGATCGACCTGTCGGTCGGCTCGGTCAGCGGTGTCGCGGGCGCCTCGTTCGCCGTGTTGAACGTCACCAACGGCATGAACGAGTGGCTGGCCTTCGTCCTGGCCATCCTCACCGGCACGGTGGCGGGCGCGATCCACGGCTTCGTCTTCGCCAAGATCGGTGTGCCGGCCTTCGCCGTCACCCTGGCGGGTCTGCTGTTCTGGAACGGCTTCATGCTCCAGATCCTCGGCGACAACGGCACCATCAACCTGGACAGCGAAGGCGTCGTCGCCAAGCTGACCAGCTACTACTTCACCGATGTGGCCGCCGCCTACGCGCTCGCGATCGTCGCGACCGCGGCCTTCTTCCTCTCCTCGTTCCTCGACAACCGTCGCCGCGAGGCCGCGGGCGTGCCGTCCCGGCCGCTCGCGGAAACCATTTTGCGCACGGGGCTGCTGGCCGTCGCCGCGTTCGCCGTGGCGATCACCTACAACCAGTACAAGGGCCTGCCCCTGGCCGTGGTGATCTTCATCGCGGTGCTCATCCTCACGGACTTCGTGCTGCGCCGGACCTCGTACGGCCGCAAGGTGTTCGCGCTCGGCGGCAGCGTCGAGGCCTCCCGGCGTGCCGGTATCAACGTGGAGATGGTGCGGATCTCGGTCTTCGCGATCTCCGGTACCTTCGCCGCGATCGGCGGTCTGTTCATCGCCTCGAAGATCGCCTCCGCCAACCAGGGCGCCGGCGCCGGTGACCTGCTGATGAACGCGATCGCCGCCGCGGTGATCGGCGGTACGTCGCTGTTCGGCGGTCGCGGGCGCACCTGGAACGCGCTCCTCGGCGTGCTGGTCATCGTCTCGATCCAGTACGGCCTGGCGCTGGAGGGCATCGCCTCTCCGGTCCAGTACATGATCACCGGTGGTGTGCTGCTGGCGACGGTCGTGATCGACGCGGTGACGCGCAAGACGCAGAAGACGGCGGGCCGCGCGTAG